From Rhodopseudomonas palustris:
GCGCACCACGCCCATGAAGACATCGTGCGGGACGGCGTAGTCGTCCGTCCCCCATTGATCTTCGAGCGGCCTGCAGACCTCCTCGACGAAGGCGGCGGCGCGCGCCTTGATCTCCTGCTGCTCCTTGGAAAGTTCAAAATCCACGTGCGATCTCCAGCCGGTTCTGACGGAGCCGACCGTAGATAGGGCGGATGGGGGAGCGACATGGCGCCGGAAGTCAATCTCGTTGGCCGATTGATCCAGGGCGCCGGGGCAAGCGGGGCACTGCCGAACCCTGCGGGGGCATCGCCGGCCGGACGGGCGTGGCGCTCGATCACGCCATCGGCGGCCAGCCCCGCATCGCCATGTCGGCGAGCTTGCGGAGCTGCTCGCGCGTCGCGCCGCCGGCGGCCTGCACCGCCATGCCTTGCAGGATGGCGGAGACATAGCGCGCCAGATCGCCGGCATCGGCCTCGGCGGGCAGGTCGCCATCGGTGATCGCGCGGGCAAGGCGGTCGCGCAGATCCTGTTCGCCCTTGGCGCGGCGCGCGGTCAGTTCCTGTTTGATGGTCTCGGTGGCCTCGCCGCAGCACAGCGCGCCTTGCACGGCAAGGCAGCCGGGATTGCTCGGATCGGTCATCGCATCGACCGCGCCATAGAGGATGTGGTCGACCACGTCGCGTGCGGTCGGCTTCTGCAGGCCGGCCTGATAGTAGCCGCCGGGGCCGTCGACGTAGCGATCCAGCGCCTTGCGGAACAGATCCTCCTTGTTGCCGAACGCCGCATACAGGCTCGGCCTGGTGATGCCCATCGCCTCGGTCAGGTCGGACATCGACGTGCCCTCGTAACCCTTGCGCCAGAACACGTGCAAAGCGAGGTCCAGCGCCGCATCGACGTCGAATTCGCGGGGTCGTCCGATAACCATATTGGCGCCTCCGGAGATTTCTACTGATCGGTAGATAAGTCCCTTGACAGGGGATGTCGATGATCCATTTATACCGAGCGGTACGATATGTGCGCTGCAGCATGGTACGATGGTCCTCTCGACGATCGGGCCGATCGTCCCAAGCTACTGAAATTGCGTGGCTTATGGCAAGTCCGCAGGCATCAATGGGGTCCACGAATGGCCGGCAAATTCGCTCGAAATCTATCCCTGGGTGCAGGGACCGTCGCAGTTTTGGCCGCCCTGGCGGGCAGTGCGGCGCTGATCGACCGCTCCGGCGCAGCGGCCCAGGAGACGCCCGCGCCGCCGGCTGCGGTGGCCGCCGCCGTGGCGACCGTGGAGACCAAGCCGACCGCACCCGCCGATGACTTTTCCGGCCGCCTCGAAGCGGTCGAGCGCGTCGAGGTCCGTTCGCGTGTCGCCGGCGCCGTCCAGGAGATCCGCTTCCGTGAGGGCGCGCTGGTCAAGAAAGATGACCTCCTGGTCGTGATCGATCCGGCGCTCTACGCCGCCGAGGTCGATCGCGCCCAAAGCCAGGTCACGGCGGCGCGGGCCCGCCTGACGCTCGCCAGGGCCGATTTCGAGCGGGGGCAGCAGCTGTCGAGCTCGAGCATCACCCAGCGCGAGCTCGATACCCGGACCAATGGCTATCGTGAGGCGGAAGCCAGCCTCAGAACCGCCGAGGCCGCGCTGAAGACCGCCGAACTCAATCTCGGCTACACCCAGATCCGCGCGCCGGTGTCGGGCCGGGTCGGCAAGGTGGAGATCACGGTGGGCAATCTGATTGCCGCCGGACCGAGTTCGCCGCTGCTGACCACATTGGTGTCGGTCGATCCGATCTATGCCAGCTTCAACGCCGACGAGCAGGTGGTGACGCGTGCGCTGAAGACGCTGGCCGACGAGCACGCACCGACCGCGATCGACCGCATTCCGGTGCAGATGACGACCGGCGCGGGCGGGGCGCCGGTGAAGGGCCGGATGCAGTTCATCGACAACCAGGTCGATCCGCGCTCCGGCACGGTGCGGGTGCGCGCGGTGTTCGACAATGTCGACGGCCGGCTGATGCCCGGCCAGTTCGCGCGACTGTCGATGGGCCAGCCGAAGCCGGAGCCCGCGCTGCTCGTCAGTGAACGTGCGGTCGGCACCGACCAGAACAAGAAATTCGTCATGGTGGTCGACGCCCGGAACCAGGCCGAATATCGCGAGGTGACGCTCGGCGCTTCGGTGGACGGCCTCCGCATCGTCGCCTCCGGCCTGAAGGCCGGCGAGCGCATCGTGGTCAACGGCCTGCAGCGCGTCCGTCCGGGCGTGACCATCAAGCCGGAAGCGGTGGCGATGGACGCCGGCGCTTCCAGCAAGACGGTCGCGCAGAACTAATCGTCACCCGTCGCGTCCGAGCGCGGCGGGGCGTCTTTCATTCACAGACCGACAGCAGCGCAGCCGCATCCTCGGCCGCGCAGGGATCTCTGCGCCCCGCGCGGGCCGATCGGCACGGACCACAGCCATGAATTTCTCCAAATTCTTCATCGATCGCCCGATCTTCGCCGGCGTCTTGTCGGCCCTGATCTTCCTCGCCGGCCTGCTGTCGCTGCCGGTGCTGCCGATCTCCGAATATCCCGAAGTCGCGCCGCCGACGATCGTGGTGACCGCCAACTATCCGGGTGCCAATCCCAAGGTGATCGCCGAAACGGTGTCGACGCCGATCGAGGAGCAGATCAACGGCGTCGAGAACATGCTCTATATGAGCAGCCAGGCCACCACCGACGGCCGGATGACGCTCAACGTCACGTTCCGCCTCGGCACCGATCCGGACAAGGCGCAGCAGCTGGTGCAGAACCGCGTCTCGCAGGCCGAGCCGCGGCTGCCGGCGGAAGTCCGCGCGCTCGGCGTCACCACCATCAAGAGCGCGCCCGATCTGACCATGGTGGTGCATCTGATGTCGCCGAACGACCGCTACGACATGACGTATCTGCGCAACTACGCGGTGCTCAACGTCAAGGACCGGCTGGCGCGGATCGAGGGCGTCGGCCAGGTGCAGCTGTTCGGCTCCGGCGACTATTCGATGCGGGTCTGGCTCGATCCGCAGAAAGTCGCGGAGCGTGGGCTGTCGCCGAGCGACGTCGTGGCCGAGATCCGCGCCCAGAACGTGCAGGCGGCGGCAGGGCAGGTCGGCAGTTCGCCGAGCCAGCCCGGTCTCGATCTGCAGCTCTCGGTCAACGCCCAGGGGCGGCTGCAGACCGAGGAGGAATTCGGCGACATCATCGTCAAGAACGGCGACAACGGCGAAGTCGTGCGGCTGCGCGACGTCGCGCGGATCGAGCTGGGCGCCGCCGACTACGCGCTACGCTCGCTGCTCAACAACAAATCCGCGGTGGCGATTCCGATCTTCCAGTCGCCGGGCTCGAACGCGATCCAGATTTCCGACAACGTCCGCGCGACGATGAAGGAACTGCAGCAGAACATGCCGGACGG
This genomic window contains:
- a CDS encoding TetR/AcrR family transcriptional regulator, encoding MVIGRPREFDVDAALDLALHVFWRKGYEGTSMSDLTEAMGITRPSLYAAFGNKEDLFRKALDRYVDGPGGYYQAGLQKPTARDVVDHILYGAVDAMTDPSNPGCLAVQGALCCGEATETIKQELTARRAKGEQDLRDRLARAITDGDLPAEADAGDLARYVSAILQGMAVQAAGGATREQLRKLADMAMRGWPPMA
- a CDS encoding efflux RND transporter periplasmic adaptor subunit, giving the protein MAGKFARNLSLGAGTVAVLAALAGSAALIDRSGAAAQETPAPPAAVAAAVATVETKPTAPADDFSGRLEAVERVEVRSRVAGAVQEIRFREGALVKKDDLLVVIDPALYAAEVDRAQSQVTAARARLTLARADFERGQQLSSSSITQRELDTRTNGYREAEASLRTAEAALKTAELNLGYTQIRAPVSGRVGKVEITVGNLIAAGPSSPLLTTLVSVDPIYASFNADEQVVTRALKTLADEHAPTAIDRIPVQMTTGAGGAPVKGRMQFIDNQVDPRSGTVRVRAVFDNVDGRLMPGQFARLSMGQPKPEPALLVSERAVGTDQNKKFVMVVDARNQAEYREVTLGASVDGLRIVASGLKAGERIVVNGLQRVRPGVTIKPEAVAMDAGASSKTVAQN